The Leptidea sinapis chromosome Z, ilLepSina1.1, whole genome shotgun sequence genomic sequence tcttgcaactccagagaaatcacaggagcgttgccggcctttatttctggatctactgaaccgactttgaaaattctgttaccaatataAGACCACATTTGTGAGTGGCATTGATATGCtgtatattaacccgaaaaatgaaaagactttgtCGAAGTAGTCGGATTTGTAAAGTACGTCGGAGAAAAAACagtcgaacactaaaaataatttgtatggcaaaataccattttccgggtcagctagtatagtcTAAATGTTTGTCCTGAATTCTAATGAGGTTGTTGTATTCAGCGATGACGTCAGCGTACAAGATCACTCAGCTGAAGGTGCCGCTGTACGCGGACCCCCGCCGTGCAGCCGAGCTGAGTTGTCACTTCATAATGGACGACTACGAGCTGCATTCTGTCAAGTTGTACAGAGACCTGGACGAGATATTCAGATACAATCCCTCGCAAAAGGTAATTTATAATGAAGATATTATCTAATGTATCGACAAAGTTCATTATATTATGTGACTTCatgtatattttacaaattccAGTGGAATTATGTATGCAAAATAATGCATTGAGCATCTCatgcaaattattataactcttgtTTCATAATAGAGCTTTTGTATGCAAATAATTAGCGGGCTAATGTACTCGTTGAATGGctcatgtattattatattgaagtgTGAAATAATTCTACAGGTTAAGGAAAacttaatatgattattttgtatgaCTAGTATACCCCAAAGGCTTATTgggaatgaaattttatattttccgATCTCTTCGGTAGTTCTGAATGGACTGAAATTATTTTCCTTTGTTACTCGTATTGTGTTATGAAGTAAGTGGCTCCCATATGATGGTAGGTTGGTAGTGAcaactgtttatttttatttcacgaCTGGAGCGATAATTAAACTAATCCAAAACGTGTAATCAACATGTATACCTTCTTCATGGCTAGGTTTTTCAACTTTTCCTGAAATAAGtatgtttttgattttaaagaGAAATGCATAAAATACGACACACAAGGATAAGAGGCATCACCAAAGCTACAAACACTTTGACCTTCGCCCAAAATCGGAAATGGCATGGCTGGACATGTAGCGAGAATGGCTGATAAGGTGGACCATAAGAGTTACCAATTGGAAAGGACCTTCAGGCAAGAGGAGAAGGGGAAAACCCTTAGCCCGCCGGGACAATGATCTGAAAAGATTAGCTGGCATAGACTGGTGCTCCATAGCATAAGACCGATAAGAATGGGCATCTTTGGTGGAGGCTTTTAACCCATAAAAACGAAcccttaattttatatatttttaatttaatcttacacttataatactaaaattaacCAAAGCTAACTTACAAATACTATGTAAATTTGTGTTTAGTGTAAAAAACTATTGCTAACAAGTAACAAAAaggcttattataataattattgctttagattttgatttaaataatttgcaaaAAGAGGAAGTAATAAaggttaatttataaaaatggtaatgagtttcttgtcacttTTTCTCCTTAAAGCTCAaatttttccgaagtggtggtaaatataaatatagtagtataatggataaattttgttcattaaagttattttttgatttaaatgaataaaattctGATTTGtttgactaaaaaaaaactgacttaaaaggaaatgtattaaaataattcattctACTCTTCTACTCGGAAAGCAGAATGATTTTGCAATCTATCTTATAtatcttttgatttttttatcaaaattttgataattttctaaTCTATTTTCAAGTAAAATCTGCTGCCgaattttttagtttgttaaactCAAGTGATTGAATTGGAAATATTACAGGTTGGCCCACTTTTGATAACAATATGGAATAAAagcttgtttttaaattaattttaattgaatttccttttaattaaattttaacagcCTTCGATACGTTTGTACAACGTGACCGACGTGATGGTTCAAAGCGGGGAGTGTGAGAGTCAGTGGTGTATGGTACGAGTTATGCCCGCACCGGTAGCAACACAAGCCGCCTACACCTGTGAGATATCAACAGAAGGACCCAAGTTTATGATAGCGAGGAAGACTAAACAGATGACTGTTTTAGGTGAGATACTGGTTACTTATGTAGAATATTGAGTGTGTGGTGTCTGGTGCGAGTGATGCACCGGTAGCCACTCGCGCTGTCTACAACTGCGAGATATCTACAGAAAAACCCAAGTTTCTGATAGCGAGGTAAACACATGACTGTTGTTGGTTAGTATTGTTTGTGTTATATTACCAGTTAGACCACCATACGTTGAGTATTACTTTTTAACTCCTgtgcaattattatttatctgacTGTACGACGTTAAAAcctatattacaatttttttttcattacgaAGGATATTATTTGATTGAACCATTCCACTACTTTAGAGATTAAGATTGCATTGTTCACGTCATCAAAAGCAGTATTTTGACaatgtagtttaaaaagtaaagaagtatcATCTTCAAACAATACTATCTCATGCTTATTTTGTACCCAGCTGACCTTTTACCGTTCACCGCAAAAATATGAATCCTGTTGCCCAAATAAGACTTCAAAAGGCTAAGTGCTTCTTCCTTGATACCATAATGATGTAGTTTCCTGATTAAAATTACATAATGAACTCAGTGTGAAATACCTTGGATAAGTCACAGAAGACACCAACGGCATTCTGAGAATTTTCTCAGGCTTCGAAAATTAGCTGATAAAACTCATCACCAGCGTCTGTTTTTGAGCGTCcccttgatgaaacaaattgTTTGGAGCTAAAAAATGGCTAAGCAATTATTCTCAAATACGCTTTTCAAATACTTTTCTTAGCGTTGGTAAAATAGATATAAGCCTAAAATTTGTGGGGTCAGAAGAACTACCGGCTTTTAATAATGGTATGACTTTACTCTGCTTCATTAAATCAAAAAACACACCATTGTCAACATGTATTGATTAGGCAAtgattattagattataattttccCAAGTGGGGGTAGTGATTTAAATAAGATCAAAAGTAATTCTTGAGGAAtggatttaaaataaatcttgtgAAGATTTGAGTACCTTTCACAATATGCTTTGCAGTTGATAAATTGGAACCGGTTAGGCTCACTCACAAAAATCGCTTATTACCTCCATTAACACTAATAAAAGTGTAAATTTAACACAATACTGTGTTTAATGAGAGTGAAGACGATGTCTGTTGCTACCAAAGATGGTCGCTACGTAGACACATAACGTCACGACTTGTGTTCGTCACACAAATAATGTAAGTGAACGACGTCTGTAGCTGCACAAGTTACTCTCGGCTGTGAAATATCTACTGAGACTTTCAACATAGTTACGAAATTGTTCCGAAGTGTACGCACTTTCGCTGTTTCATTTTCTGTAATGTAGATACGACTGTGTGAATGAGTGAAAATCAATATCAAATCTTAAATTAAGAACAACAGATCACTCGCGAAAAAATTttgttcaaaaatataaaaatactaacgTTTCCtctttatgatattattatggaCGTGTATATTATGTGATATTGTTATAGTGCAGAAGAagacattattaatattaactattaCCCGCCAGCTCTGCCAGATCGAGATCCGGTTATAACTGGTGCTCCGAGATTATTGAAGCCTGGAGAGCAGGCACTGCTGAACTGTACCTCGGACTATTCATTACCAGCGTCTGTTATCAACTGGTATATAGACGACGAGTTACAAAAGGTATCTATGATGAGTTAGTTACACGTACGTCATATAGAAGCTACCGTCAAACATGTATTAGAATCTGatactatatattatctaataattagatgaaaacggccgtaaaattGGCAAGAGaagtaataaacatatttcaCTATGTATCATTCGAACAAAGAGTGCGAACGCTAGCgagcttttaaatattattaattaaaaaaatacactttgaCACGAAAATGGTCCTActttcttattttcatattaaaaattagtatgactatatttaattttttaacattaattcaaaaaaaatattgtattgtatattatttttatgactaaATGAAAGTGCGAATTCAATCACATGTATTTGAATTATGTCTAATTGACTTCGCGGTGCGATTTCAGATCGAATTGTCAGTTAAAcctttacggccttacaaataaataaacttggtataaagttataactgatgataaacaaagaaaatgcaaaatttttacaatatcgttgacaacactgtcaatacaatgataattctgaagttttcctaatgacaagctgccttgcaaataaacgcgggaaacgttatacgtccgaataaaccatccgtaagcaaaatgtctatttgacacatgaaacattttacatagtcttggtttatgcttagttataactttatttgaGCTACTTTTAGCTACTTTTATGGGATTGCCTAGGTACTGCAGTGCCTCGGGTATGTTTGCTGAATCAAGGGTGCCTCATTTCTATGCTGTGATTGGAAAAGAGTTGCTTCCTTCTGGGATAGACTCCGCAAATCTCAGAAGCGCATTCTCCAAACGGTTTGTGACGGGATGCctagcaatattttttcatattggcTATCTgtgcataaaaacaaaaagagtAAATAAATGACGGTGCCATGACTTTATTAACCTTTCCAGatagattattatataatgtattagaaTATTACAACttatttgtttcataatatgtatagtgggtaattttgcctttaataaaaacttattattataattattatgccaattttatttgtaaggccctaCGACGGTAAAATTTGcactaatacatatttattgatTAGTTCAAAACGAGTACGCTAAAACActcaatatatttcttttgcacgtagttttttaaaatatttcggcTTTTCCTGTTGTATTTGTGTTTGTATTTGATTTTTCTGTTTGCTACAAAAACAGTTGAATAAGAGTTTCGAATAAATGTGGTAACAATGCTATTAAAATGAACATTCAATCAAAAATTCATCCCCGAGCAAATTAAACTGGCTAACTAGAAATTGGAATAACGTTGTGTTAGTATAAAGCAACTCTCGCATCACTGAATAGCCTGCACTCTCTGGATGGCCTAACACGTTTAAACCATTTACCCTCTGAGTTTATTCATGGAATCAGAAATGCTATTTATTTCGGTTACTATCACTTATGTTGGCCATCTTTAAAAGTAAAGCAAGCCCAAAATTAAATATTGGTAATATTTGTATTGGTAATCATAGAAACTTAGATCGtttatggccgttttcaataacttaattctagttacagatagattgctatcaccgtttaatgacaagatcttatccatCCATAGCTATATCCAATATAGtttgttattagttatagtccaatactatctgtcgataggttattgaaatgtaagttatcgtaaaatgatagatttgtctacctctactaagttaaactaaggatatagGTGATGGAAAACGGttgttatacgtctagatagactatcggccgttcccaatatattatctacagatagagataaattactaccttttactgtcagtaattagctgccaataatctgaagctgtcccaatatacccgataagtcattcctatcgccttatattgggacgcgtgaattgcaatttccatacaaacttctatcggtggtaagctatacgtcgtcccattgacaaacagcgtgtacggctaaggtgagttaccgtcgatgagtttattggaacagaaaagtcaacgatagttatgatttttatctcaagttagagatagactgaatattgggaacggccgtatgacagctgtgaaaacgtcgaaataatttaagtttagaactaacctctatttagagcaattcacgcacccTATCACatagtgtcatacaaattgcgagtgtaagacgtagattgtcacgcacactaaactaatatttctggcctgttGTTATAAGTGTTTTAACAGCGAGACTCTGAGAAATGAAATTGTAATGTCTGTTTGCCCTATCAAAATATTAACACCAAAAAATTGttcacttattattattaaattattaattaactctcTGAAACTACTGTATATACTTCTATATGGAAACATTTTCCGAACTCTTTTATTggcagataatttatattaatatagttatgttACTAGAGGACcagacagatgttgttctgacCGATCGTTACAacttcagtattttttttgattcgttgatttgacaataatattatagcttTACATGGTAAGGCCCAACCTCAATTTAGGTCTCATCAAAATTCTGACACAGaatctaaatttttaaatgacaaCCCACCgaccttatattgggacacaGTTTTATCGTTCTTAAATTACTGCATAAAAATACATTTCCAGAACTGTTGGCAATGCCATTCAGATATAACCGTTTGATAATCATAAGGTTAAGAAAAGACTTACTTATCTCCACGAGGCCACCGTTCAGACGAGatgaaacataaaaaacattttacttGGATCAAAAATGTCATGTTGACAGTGTCAAAATTAAAGATGTATTCAAGGTATTCTTTTTTGATGGCAGATTTAAATTGGCGggcttatttaattaaaaaaatacttttcaataaaaaaatatttttcatatcatAATATTAGGTCGCTGGGCCGCAATTTCATGATTTGAAAAACTGTCTTGGGCCGAAATGTccacatatttttttcgataAATTAGGTCATTTGGCCTTACGACGATATTGCAatgaaattaaatcaaataaaatataaaaaaaaattaaatcaggTATTAGGGTTAAACTAAATCACTCATCACAATCACAGTGTGGTCACAGTTACAAAACTTGAGAGGCAtctagttgatagagctttggttgAAAAATAAGTTGAACGATATTGTGTGATAATATAGCAACCCTATTGGCTTGAATTTCCAGCTGTGCGATTTTATGTTAAATGAAACGGAACTAACATGATTTTCAATGAGGTACGTATCAATCCTTTGAATAAGAGGcatcatgaaataaattatgtataatttcaacaaaaaatcGGTTAAAATGTTTCCTTTGGAATTAAGAAATATGTGATTTTTCAACGATATTTTACTTTTCATTGTACTCGTTCCAATACAACAtcaaaaaagcgcttacaccttccttaaaggccggcaacactcctgtgattcctctggtgttgccgTACCACtacaggtgaaccgtacgctggtttgtcctcgttttccaaaaaaaaaaatcattcgaTTGTTtaattcttttcaattttatacaaatattaaaaagtaagcAGATGttttatatgattaattttgttaattttacattataaattcTCGTTATTTATATCCATTATAGATATATCGTTTTGAATAACTAAACGACCTATTGATTGAAATCAATCGTATATATCCATATTATCGTACTATAAATCGATACAATTAACAATGTTGTTTTTGGAATTTTTCTCGAaagcaaaattaatattaaaatgtaaatgaaatatCACGCAATAAAAAAACTCTATTACTTTGCCCTATTTGGGTTTTGATTTAGGCAATGATTTTAGAtatgatgataaaaatattgatgaaataacgcgaaaagtatttaaatattgattctTTCGTCATATTGAGGAGTTTTGACGAACTCCCTCGCTTAACTTACTGTATTATTCctaattctaatattttaacaggatttataatttcattgaaaaaataatatatgtaatagcCTGAACCTTGGCTTCGGACGGAACTGAGTGAGCCACAGCCAGGTGGTCTTCGGGCATCGTCGAGGGTACTTCGCTTGAAGATGCCTCCAGAAACCACAGGCACGTTGAGAGTCCGATGTGAAGCAGTACTTATGGTGGAGCCTCCAGTTGTTAGAGATACTTCAGCTATCGTAACTTTGCTGTCTCAAACACAACTCTCTAAATACGTGTCAAAAGCA encodes the following:
- the LOC126979246 gene encoding uncharacterized protein LOC126979246; protein product: MKLVEIGNLKMTFLLLICLCAMTSAYKITQLKVPLYADPRRAAELSCHFIMDDYELHSVKLYRDLDEIFRYNPSQKPSIRLYNVTDVMVQSGECESQWCMVRVMPAPVATQAAYTCEISTEGPKFMIARKTKQMTVLALPDRDPVITGAPRLLKPGEQALLNCTSDYSLPASVINWYIDDELQKPEPWLRTELSEPQPGGLRASSRVLRLKMPPETTGTLRVRCEAVLMVEPPVVRDTSAIVTLLSQTQLSKYVSKADINTAHVVNIAVIWTLNNFF